A genomic window from Bdellovibrio sp. SKB1291214 includes:
- a CDS encoding SWIB/MDM2 domain-containing protein, with protein sequence MAKATKKATKKAAPKKAAAKKTTAKKAAPKAKATTKKAAPKAKAAKAPKAAKPKTARKPNAAFMKALTPSAALAAVVGASPLPRTEVVKKLWAYIKKNNLQDSKNKRNINADAKLKEVFGGKTQVSMFDMTKLVSKHLK encoded by the coding sequence ATGGCAAAAGCTACTAAAAAAGCTACTAAGAAAGCTGCTCCTAAAAAAGCTGCAGCAAAAAAAACGACTGCTAAAAAAGCAGCTCCTAAAGCAAAAGCTACTACTAAAAAAGCAGCTCCTAAAGCTAAAGCAGCAAAAGCTCCTAAAGCAGCTAAACCAAAAACTGCTCGTAAGCCAAACGCAGCTTTCATGAAAGCTTTGACTCCATCTGCAGCTCTAGCAGCAGTAGTTGGTGCTTCACCACTTCCACGTACTGAAGTTGTTAAAAAACTTTGGGCTTACATCAAGAAGAACAATCTTCAAGATTCTAAAAACAAACGTAACATCAATGCAGACGCAAAACTTAAAGAAGTTTTCGGCGGCAAAACTCAAGTTAGCATGTTCGACATGACTAAACTTGTTTCTAAACACCTTAAGTAG